The sequence GCTGAAAAAATAAATGTCATGCGTGCCAGTGTTATGGGTGCCAATGATGGAATTATTTCAATTGCCGGTATTGTTATCGGTGTTGCTAGTGCTCAAAGTAATAATCATGCTATTTTTCTATCAGGTATTGCCGGAATGTTAGCCGGAACCGTTTCAATGGCGATGGGTGAGTGGGTATCAGTTAGTACCCAAAGTGATTCTGAAAAAAGAGCGGTAGAAAAAGAATCAGCGGCCTTAGATGGACATTACGATGATGAATTTGATTTTATTCGTAATAAGTATCAAGCAACTGGAATTTCTAATGAGTTAGCCACTCAAGCTACTAAAGAAATGATGAGTGATGATCCACTGGAAGTAGCCGTTCGTGAAAAATACGGTTTTAATCCAAAAGAAAAGACTAGTGCAATTGCGGCAGCGATGGCCTCAATGATTTCTTTCCCAACTGGTTCAATTTTGCCACTAGTTTCCATTACAATGTTTCCTCAAAGTATTAAGATGGTCGCAACTGTTATTGCAGTTATGATTGCTCTGGCAATTACTGGTTATACAGCTGCAGCTTTAGGTGGTGCCAACCGTGGTAAAGCCGTTTTGAGAAATATCGTTTCTGGATTATTGACGATGTTAGTAACTTATTTAATTGGATCTTTATTTGCACATTAAGGAGTGAGAAACGTTGAAATCAATGACAATGTCTAAACCAAAAAAACAAAAGAAAACAATGGCCGAACGTTCAAATACTCTTCGTGCTGGAGTTTTAGGTTCAAATGATGGTATTTTAACCGTTGTTGGTGTTTTGTTCTCAGTTGCCGTAGCAACAACTAACACCTTCACAATTTTTATTGCTGGATTATCAGATTTGCTCGCATGTGCTTTTTCAATGGCTTCTGGAGAATACGCTTCAGTTAGCTCCCAAAAAGATACCGAAAGAGCTGCAATTGAAAAAGAACGTGAACTAATCAAAACTAATTATCAAGATGAATTGAATGTTGTAGCTAATTTTTATGTCGATCGTGGTGTAAAGCAAGCTACCGCTGATAAGATTGCTAAAGAATTAATGGAACAAGATGCTTTAGGAACAGTTGTCCGTGTTAAGTACGACTTACAACTTGGACATTACATGAATCCTTGGGACGCTGCCTTTTCATCACTAGTTTCCGCTGCATCCGGTGGGATTTTCCCATTAGTAGCGATGACTCTGTTACCAAATGCTATTAAATGGCCAGGAACAATTTTAGCCGTTACTTTGTCAGTTGCTTTGACAGGATTCTTGAGTGCTAAATTAGGTGATGGCCTAGTTAAAACTGCTATTATTAGAAATGTGATTGTCGGATTAGTTACCATGGCAATTCACTATTCAGTTGGTTTAATGCTTTAATAAATATAAAATATTGCAATAAAAAATCTCATTAGAATGTGGATAAATCGACATTCTAATGAGATTATTTAGTTTTCAGCATCAAATCCAACGACTTTTGCAATTCTTCAAGTTGTTTTTCATCGGTGCAATTAGAATTCTTACGAATATTTTGGGCAATAACTAGCTTCATTGCTTTATCAACACTGGATTTAACAGCGGACAACTGCATTAAAACTTGATCACAGGGTTTATCGTCGTCCATCATTCTTAATACGGCATCGAGTTGACCACGTGAACGTTTTAAACGACTAGTTATTTTTTTGCTGGCAATTTCTTCGGGTGTTTGAGACATAATTTCCTCCCAAATTGGTTTATTGAATCAATTATACCCATAAGGGTAACGGGTCGCAAATAATTGCTATTTCTATGTGGGAATTATTGATAAAACAAAATAGTTGCGTGATTTTACCCTAGGGGGTATATTGATTACATAAGATATATGAGAAGGAGATTGAATGATGGCAAATATCACTGAATTATCAGATAAGACATTCAACGATGAGACAAGTAAGGGACTAGTTATTACAGATTTTAACGCTGACTGGTGTCCTCCATGTAAGATGATGAACCCAATTTTGGAGAAGTTATCTTCTAAAGATGAATTAGGCGATAAGATCAAGTTTACTTCTATGAACGTTGATCATAATCCTGATACACCTAACAATTTCGGAATTCAAGGTATCCCAACATTTATCATCAAGAAAGATGGTAACGTTGTAGGACGTATGGTTGGTTATCAGCCAGAAGAAAAATTCCGCATGGCCTTAGAGAAGTATATGTAAAAATTACAATATCCGATACTTTTTTGGTATCGGATATTTTTTTGCCTTCAAAAGGTGTTATATTTATCTGTGAAAACTGTCACAAAATTCTTCAGAAGGGATGATTACACATGGCTACTTTACCCAGAACGTTGAAATATATCAGTTGGTTTGAAGGAGAAATCATCACCATCGACTTTGGCAGGTCGGTTGATTTTGATCCAAAAATTTATCCCGAATTGGCACAGTTAGGGCGTTGGATTGCATCAGATGATTCTTCCAAATACTATTTAGCATATAAGATGAATGGTAATTTCCCAGATAAAACCATCAATCGAGTATTGGGTGATTTGAATTTGAACGGATACGAATTAGTTCATAGTGGCGTAACCTACGCATAATAGAAGAGCCGAAATAATCGGCTTTTTTATTTTTTATTGGAAAGTCACGAAACGTTGATTCCAAATATTTTCAAAGAAAGAAATCGTATCTTCGGCAATCATGTAGTCATTGTCAAAAGTAGTCGTCATGTCGTGTCCCATTAGAATTTTGTAGCCAAGACCGTGAGCCATGACAATTGTGGTGTTGCAACAATATTCAGTTTGAGCTCCGCAGAGTTCGATCGTATGGATATTGTGATTCATCAAAACTTTATTTAAATTAGTTTGATAGAAGGCATTAGGATGAAATTTTTCGACCACAATGTCTTCTTTTTGTTTGTCTAATTTACCTGATAGTTGCCATAATTCACTGCCCCGGACAACATCTTGATCATTGTGTTGAATAAAAATAATAGGTAAGTTGACCTGACGATATAGAGAGATTCGATCGTTGATACTGTGAATCAATCCATCGAAGTTATAACTGTATTGTAGAGCCTTTTGCATATCAATTACGATTAAAGCATCAGCTAATTCTGACATTTTAATCCCCCCTAAAACATTTTTATAGTTTGAGATTATCATTTTGGTTCAATTTATGAAAGCGATATTTTTGGAAAATGTTGCTAAAATTTGATAATAAGTATTATTTGCTCTTATAATAGGAATCATAAAAAATATAGGATATAAAAATGAAAAAATTAAAAATAGTTTCAATAATTATAGGTGTACTTCTATTAGCAGCATTAGGTGCAGGGGGAGTATTCATATACCATACGCAACAATCACTCAACTCTTTGAATACTAATAAGAAAAGCGTATCTAGTAAAATAAATAACGGTAAACCATTTTCTATTTTGCTTTTGGGAGCAGATACGGGGACTGATGGCCGTGTTGACCGTGGTAATTCAGATACTATGATGTTGTTGACCTTAAATCCTAAGACTGAAAAAACAGTTGCTTATTCCATTCCACGAGATGCTTTAGCTGAAATGGTCGGTGACAAAGAAAAAAACGTTCAAAAAATCAATGCCGCATATAATATTGGCCTATCAAAAATGGCCAAAAGTACTGTAGGTAGCATGTTAGGAGTTCCCGTTGACTATCACGTGGCTATCAATATGGAAGCTTTGGAAAAGACAGTTGATTTCGTTGGTGGCGTGACAGTGACAAGTGATCTGAAAGTTTCCTTTGATGGAATTACGATTCCTAAGGGTACGCATCATCTAAATGGTAAGCAAGCTTTGACTTATGCTAGAATGCGTTATCAAGATCCTCGCGGGGATTACGGTCGTCAAATTCGTCAGCAACAGATTTTAAAAGCGGTAGTAAAGAAGCTTGAACAACCTAAATATCTAACTAAATTGCCTAATTTAATCAAGGATTTGGGTAGTGATATCAGCACTGATTTGACCACTAGTCAGATAGATCAAATTATTTTGAAATATCATAGTAGTGGTAAAACTATGGACTTCAATCAACTTCAAGGACGTAGTGCTTGGATTAATGGAAGTTCTTACCAAATTTTGCCAACAAATACGATGCAGCAAGCTTCAGATAAATTACGTAATAATTTAGGCTTATCAACCCAAACTTTGAATAATACTGAAACACAATTGAATGCTAAAAATAAAACCTTCTTCGAAAATGAAGATGATACAGATTACAATACTTTTGGATTAGACAAGACTTTCTATACTAATAATACGTATTAAAAAAGCGCACTTTTATGTGCGCTTTTTGTGTGGAATCATAAAGTTATATCAGCAGTTAATTGACTAGTCTTATAAGGGAAACGGGACTCAGATATTTCAAAAGGTTGGCCATCTTCAAGGTAACTTAGCTGATTGATGACCAAAACTGGTTCCCCGAGTTTTTCTGCAATACCAGTTTCAACATCAATTTGGCTAGCTTTGTCAGCGGAAATGATTCGGTGAGTTCCTTCGATTGTCAGGCCTTCTTTTTGCATGTGACCGTAGATTGATTTTTTGAGGATATCTTCAGTCAAAGTGGTGATGGCAGTCGGCATAATTGTATTTTCATAAGCGAAAACCACCCCATTGACGTAACGCACCCGTCTAATTACGTATACTGGTTCAGTTGGTTTGATAAGTAATTTATCAGCCTCGTCTTCAGTGGGAATACGAGCAGATAATTCCAAAACTTTACTAGTTACGGATTTTCCAGCATTGGTTTTGGTAGCTCCAAAGGGTTTATCAATTGGAGAGACCTTTCCAAACTTACTGTGGTCATCCGCAACGTAATCTTTTCTAACAAAAGTTCCTGCACCACGTTTTGAATAAATCATTCCTTCAACCATCAATAATTGGAGTGCCTTGTGGACGGTGATGCGAGTGGTATTAAAATTTTTAGCAATTTGATTTTGATCTGGTAAATTTTCTCCAGGTTCATATTTGCCTGCCTGAATTGCTTTGCGTAAAGAATTAGCAACTTCTTTGTATTTGTAAGCCATAACATTATCTCCCTAATTGTTCATGGTTAAGTTTATCATGAAAAAGAATAAATTTCTTTTGAATATAAAAGTATATACTTATTACCTATTTGTTATTTACATTAACACTTTTTGTGATATGATGAAAGCGTATTCAATCAGAGAGGCGGAATGATTATGACTAACAAGTTACCAAAGAATTTTTTCTGGGGAAATTCTACGTCTAGTATGCAAACAGAAGGTGCATGGAATTTAGATGGTAAAGGCAAATCAGTTTATGATGTCAGACCAGCTACTGATGGTACTTCTGATTGGAAAGATGGTATTGACGAGTATCATCGCTTTGAAGAAGATTTCAATTTAATGGCTAGCCAAGGCATGAATTTTTATAGATTTCAAATTTCTTGGAGTAGAGTTGACCCTGAAGGAGATGGCAACTTCAATGAAAAAGGAATCGAATTTTATAACAAGATGATCGACGCACTTTTGAAACGCAATATTACACCAATGATTTGTTTGTATCATTTTGACATGCCACTATCTTTAGCTCAAAAATATAATGGCTTTTTATCACGTCCAGTAGTTAAGGCATTTGTCAGATATGGCATTGAAAT comes from Companilactobacillus pabuli and encodes:
- a CDS encoding LCP family protein produces the protein MKKLKIVSIIIGVLLLAALGAGGVFIYHTQQSLNSLNTNKKSVSSKINNGKPFSILLLGADTGTDGRVDRGNSDTMMLLTLNPKTEKTVAYSIPRDALAEMVGDKEKNVQKINAAYNIGLSKMAKSTVGSMLGVPVDYHVAINMEALEKTVDFVGGVTVTSDLKVSFDGITIPKGTHHLNGKQALTYARMRYQDPRGDYGRQIRQQQILKAVVKKLEQPKYLTKLPNLIKDLGSDISTDLTTSQIDQIILKYHSSGKTMDFNQLQGRSAWINGSSYQILPTNTMQQASDKLRNNLGLSTQTLNNTETQLNAKNKTFFENEDDTDYNTFGLDKTFYTNNTY
- a CDS encoding VIT1/CCC1 transporter family protein, translating into MTMSKPKKQKKTMAERSNTLRAGVLGSNDGILTVVGVLFSVAVATTNTFTIFIAGLSDLLACAFSMASGEYASVSSQKDTERAAIEKERELIKTNYQDELNVVANFYVDRGVKQATADKIAKELMEQDALGTVVRVKYDLQLGHYMNPWDAAFSSLVSAASGGIFPLVAMTLLPNAIKWPGTILAVTLSVALTGFLSAKLGDGLVKTAIIRNVIVGLVTMAIHYSVGLML
- a CDS encoding GntR family transcriptional regulator, translating into MAYKYKEVANSLRKAIQAGKYEPGENLPDQNQIAKNFNTTRITVHKALQLLMVEGMIYSKRGAGTFVRKDYVADDHSKFGKVSPIDKPFGATKTNAGKSVTSKVLELSARIPTEDEADKLLIKPTEPVYVIRRVRYVNGVVFAYENTIMPTAITTLTEDILKKSIYGHMQKEGLTIEGTHRIISADKASQIDVETGIAEKLGEPVLVINQLSYLEDGQPFEISESRFPYKTSQLTADITL
- a CDS encoding thioredoxin family protein, which produces MMANITELSDKTFNDETSKGLVITDFNADWCPPCKMMNPILEKLSSKDELGDKIKFTSMNVDHNPDTPNNFGIQGIPTFIIKKDGNVVGRMVGYQPEEKFRMALEKYM
- a CDS encoding cysteine hydrolase family protein, with the protein product MSELADALIVIDMQKALQYSYNFDGLIHSINDRISLYRQVNLPIIFIQHNDQDVVRGSELWQLSGKLDKQKEDIVVEKFHPNAFYQTNLNKVLMNHNIHTIELCGAQTEYCCNTTIVMAHGLGYKILMGHDMTTTFDNDYMIAEDTISFFENIWNQRFVTFQ
- a CDS encoding metal-sensing transcriptional repressor codes for the protein MSQTPEEIASKKITSRLKRSRGQLDAVLRMMDDDKPCDQVLMQLSAVKSSVDKAMKLVIAQNIRKNSNCTDEKQLEELQKSLDLMLKTK
- a CDS encoding VIT1/CCC1 transporter family protein, encoding MPKAKKKQSLAEKINVMRASVMGANDGIISIAGIVIGVASAQSNNHAIFLSGIAGMLAGTVSMAMGEWVSVSTQSDSEKRAVEKESAALDGHYDDEFDFIRNKYQATGISNELATQATKEMMSDDPLEVAVREKYGFNPKEKTSAIAAAMASMISFPTGSILPLVSITMFPQSIKMVATVIAVMIALAITGYTAAALGGANRGKAVLRNIVSGLLTMLVTYLIGSLFAH